Proteins encoded by one window of Carassius carassius chromosome 30, fCarCar2.1, whole genome shotgun sequence:
- the LOC132110720 gene encoding conserved oligomeric Golgi complex subunit 2-like, translating to MTLPKGPDSLCFDKDEFMKDDFDVDKFVADCRKRVQLEEMREDLEQYYRLLKTAMVELINKDYADFVNLSTNLVGMDKALNQLSVPLGQLREEVLNLRSSVNEVIEAIDTQLSKQDDIKKKKLCVLRLIQVVRSVEKIEKILHQNTKDSTSLETNSPLLAGQILERIATEFNQLQFHAVQSKGMPLLDKVRPRIAGITAMLQQSLEGLLIQGLQTSNIEIVRHCLRTYATIDKTRDAEALVGQVLVKPYMDEVIVDQFVKSNPNGLKMMYTKLLEFVPHHCRLLREVTGGAISSDKADIVPGYDFLVNSVWPEIIRGVEERVPSLFNPGNPDAFYERYTVSMDFVCKFERQCGSQASVKRLRAHPCYQSFQNKWNLPVYFQLRFKEIAGSLENAISDGLEAAPAGSSYHLQVTEVLWSCVCRSWADQVYLSPLAHRFWKLTLQLFSRYTTFLTEILTKTPPPDSSKDLIRPLPSSASSTSSRTSQDADSETGGPTVLSTKKLVFIAADVDKLQGQIPDISEMIKAKLESIGFKNFAVVSEALQDSSASLSSCVPTLNSRMTQHLTERSVRFLKNASEVPRLYRRTNKEVPTRASAYMDNALQPVHQLVTNSKNVVKDSIIQEWLRVTLSDCTHRYFETISDVLSSVRKMEESLKRLKQARKTTTPSTMGINAGPSDDSKIRLQLALDVEYLGEQIEKMGLQPSDITMFSSLLELVQEARDLASAEQTGS from the exons ATGACGTTACCAAAGGGACCCGATTCTCTGTGTTTCGACAAAGACGAATTTATGAAG GATGACTTCGACGTGGACAAATTTGTGGCTGATTGCAGAAAGCGTGTCCAGCTTGAAGAGATGCGTGAAGATCTGGAGCAATATTACAGGCTTCTCAAAACAGCCATGGTCGAGCTTATCAATAAAGACTATGCAGATTTTGTTAACCTGTCCACAAATCTT GTTGGAATGGATAAAGCCCTTAATCAGCTCTCTGTCCCTCTGGGCCAGTTACGCGAAGAGGTGCTG AATTTGAGATCCTCTGTGAATGAAGTTATTGAAGCTATAGACACCCAGCTGTCCAAGCaagatgacattaaaaaaaagaag CTCTGTGTGTTAAGACTTATCCAAGTTGTGAGATCAGTGGAGAAGATCGAGAAAATTCTTCACCAAAACACTAAGGATTCAACATCACTTGAGACCAACAG TCCTCTTCTGGCAGGTCAGATTCTAGAACGGATTGCCACCGAGTTCAACCAGTTACAGTTTCATGCAGTCCAGAGCAAAGGAATGCCATTGCTTGATAAAGTCCGACCG AGAATAGCAGGCATCACAGCTATGCTTCAGCAGTCACTGGAAGGCTTACTGATCCAAGGCCTGCAGACGTCAAATATAGAAATCGTACGGCATTGCCTAAGAACATATGCTACCATAGATAAGACAAGGGATGCAGAGGCACTGGTCGGACAGGTCTTAGTCAAACCGTACATGGATGAG GTTATAGTTGATCAGTTTGTCAAGTCCAACCCCAACGGTCTTAAGATGATGTACACCAAGCTGTTGGAGTTTGTGCCTCACCATTGTCGACTGCTGCGAGAGGTGACTGGTGGGGCAATCTCTAG TGATAAAGCAGACATTGTTCCAGGATATGACTTCCTGGTGAACTCCGTTTGGCCTGAGATCATTAGAGGTGTTGAGGAAAGAGTCCCTTCCCTTTTCAATCCTGGAAACCCAGATGCATTTTATGAG AGATACACTGTCAGCATGGATTTTGTTTGTAAGTTTGAAAGGCAGTGTGGTTCCCAGGCCAGCGTAAAGAGGCTGCGAGCACATCCGTGCTACCAGAGCTTCCAGAACAAATGGAACCTGCCAGTGTACTTCCAGCTGCG GTTCAAGGAGATTGCTGGAAGTCTAGAAAATGCCATTTCTGATGGACTAGAGGCAGCTCCAG CGGGCAGCAGCTACCACCTGCAGGTGACTGAAGTGTTGTGGAGCTGTGTGTGCAGGAGCTGGGCTGACCAGGTGTACCTGTCACCACTTGCTCATCGATTTTGGAAACTAACGCTTCAGCTGTTTTCCAGATACACCACCTTTCTTACAGAG ATCCTAACGAAAACACCCCCTCCAGACAGTAGCAAAGATTTGATACGACCGCTCCCAAGTTCTGCCTCCTCCACATCCAGCCGTACATCACAGGATGCTGACAGCGAAACTGGCGGACCCACTGTTTTATCTACCAAGAAGCTCGTCTTCATCGCAGCCGATGTTGATAAGTTACAAGGACAg ATTCCAGATATATCTGAGATGATCAAGGCAAAATTGGAGAGTATTGGGTTCAAAAACTTTGCCGTTGTTTCAG AAGCCTTGCAGGATTCCAGTGCATCCCTTTCCAGCTGCGTCCCCACACTGAACAGCAGAATGACTCAGCATCTAACAGAAAGGAGCGTTCGTTTCCTGAAAAACGCTTCGGAAGTCCCAAGACTTTATCGAAGGACTAACAAG GAAGTGCCCACCAGAGCCTCAGCCTATATGGACAACGCACTTCAGCCCGTCCATCAGCTGGTGACCAACTCCAAAAATGTGGTGAAAGACTCCATTATCCAGGAGTGGCTGCGGGTCACACTCTCAGACTGCACCCACAG GTATTTCGAGACTATATCAGATGTGCTAAGCTCAGTGAGGAAAATGGAGGAAAGTCTAAAGAGGTTGAAACAGGCTAGGAAAACGACCACCCCCAGCACCATGGGCATCAATGCAGGGCCATCAGATGACAGTAAGATCCGCCTGCAGCTGGCGCTGGATGTGGAGTATCTTGGAGAGCAG atTGAGAAGATGGGTCTTCAGCCAAGTGACATCACCATGTTCTCTTCTCTGCTGGAACTGGTACAGGAAGCAAGAGATCTCGCTTCAGCAGAGCAGACAGGGTCCTAA
- the LOC132110723 gene encoding angiotensinogen-like, with protein MNKMFLALLVVSCFALGTTNRVYVHPFNLFSSENISCEIIQNEEHKPFETIHPLTPLQEGTEPDPRPSSTTENLKNLTQRTAVLAELQNSLGLRMYQTLSRTQKHSNTLLSPLNAFGALVTLYLGASKKTAISYQQLLGLNLESEQTDCAYFIDGHTVLHTLQAISGHVDESQNDLQTLVWTFINSDADLSKDFLRGTQDFSDDSFVRAVDFSKAKEAEVQVNNFIQKTSDSKVTELFQGVTPKTDLLFASSVHFTGDWKTAFQPEATSDQKFWTHENSSLEVPFMMHTGNYMYFDDVGRKCSIVKLGLSKRTYMLLVVPNKGASLQDIEKHLLTVIPTWHRNLKEKYLELYLPKFSLTAVTDLRSVLSEMAVEKYLMGSDADFRRLSSKENFTVDKVLNKVVFEMTEGGSEVQNKTEDGRVPHKVTVNRRFFFAIVEGNSNAILMLGKIVSPTT; from the exons ATGAACAAGATGTTCCTCGCTCTCTTAGTGGTTTCCTGCTTCGCACTGGGAACAACCAATCGAGTGTATGTCCACCCCTTCAATCTCTTTAGCTCTGAAAATATCAGCTGTGAGATTATTCAGAATGAGGAACACAAGCCCTTTGAGACCATCCATCCACTGACTCCTCTTCAGGAAGGTACTGAGCCAGACCCACGACCAAGCAGCACAACAGAGAACCTGAAAAACCTCACCCAACGGACCGCTGTGTTAGCAGAACTGCAGAATTCACTCGGGCTACGCATGTACCAGACACTTAGTCGTACACAGAAGCATTCAAACACATTGCTGTCACCCCTAAATGCATTTGGGGCTTTGGTGACCCTCTACCTTGGAGCATCCAAAAAGACTGCTATTTCCTACCAGCAGCTGTTAGGACTCAACCTGGAGTCTGAACAGACAGACTGTGCATACTTCATCGATGGACACACAGTGTTGCATACACTCCAGGCCATCAGTGGGCATGTAGACGAATCACAAAATGATCTCCAGACCCTCGTGTGGACTTTCATTAATAGCGACGCTGACctttccaaagactttttacGTGGAACACAAGACTTCTCAGATGACTCTTTTGTAAGAGCAGTGGACTTCTCAAAAGCAAAGGAAGCTGAGGTGCAGGTGAACAACTTTATTCAGAAAACTTCAGACAGCAAGGTTACGGAGCTGTTTCAGGGTGTTACTCCAAAAACGGACCTGCTGTTTGCTAGTTCAGTGCATTTTACAG GTGACTGGAAAACTGCTTTTCAGCCTGAAGCAACCAGTGATCAGAAGTTCTGGACGCATGAGAACTCAAGTCTCGAAGTCCCCTTTATGATGCATACTGGAAACTACATGTACTTCGATGATGTTGGCAGGAAGTGCTCTATAGTCAAGCTCGGTCTCAGTAAGAGGACCTATATGCTCCTAGTGGTGCCTAACAAGGGAGCTAGCCTGCAGGACATTGAGAAGCATCTCTTAACAGTCATACCTACATGGCATAGAAATCTAAAAGAAAA ATATCTGGAACTATATTTGCCCAAATTCTCCTTGACTGCTGTGACAGACCTGAGATCAGTCCTATCTGAAATGGCAGTGGAAAAATACCtcatgggctctgatgccgactTCAGAAGACTGAGCAGCAAGGAGAACTTCACTGTTGATAAG GTCCTGAATAAGGTTGTGTTTGAGATGACAGAGGGAGGATCGGAGGTTCAGAATAAAACTGAAGATGGAAGAGTTCCCCATAAAGTCACGGTCAACCGGCGGTTCTTCTTTGCTATTGTAGAGGGGAACTCCAATGCCATACTCATGCTTGGCAAAATCGTCAGTCCAACAACCTAA